Genomic DNA from Methanofollis sp. W23:
ATGCGAAGATCAAAGATCTTCTGGACTTCCTCCGGTCGTCCCCCAGGATGACGATGGAGTCGGGGAGGCAACACATGGATGATCATGAAGGGGGTGTTGCCCTGTCCGCCGCCTCTCGCTTGCGTGGGGGAACGCGGAGGCGTCGACCCCTCCCTCAAAACTATCAAAAGGATCTCTAAAGAGCCAATCGTCCTCGTAAGGTCCATTGTTCTGCGGCCCCCAGGCTATCACCTTTGTCGGGGTCATCACCCAGGTGGGACAGATTTCTGAAAGCCGCGCCCTTAGTCCTCTTGTCATTCTCGCGGCCAGATCGAAGCTGATAAATACACCCAGAGTACTGCCATTCTATTGTAGTAGAATGATCCGGGATACCCACATCCGATCCCCGGCCACAAGGGAGCCGTACACATGGCGATCAAATTATTTGACTCTGAATTGAGGGTCATGGAAGTCCTCTGGAAAGAGGGGGATACGACCGCGAAGCAGATCGCAGAGATCCTGAAAGAGCAGGTGGGCTGGAGCAAGACGACCACCTATACGGTCATCAAAAAGTGCGTGGAGAAAGGAGCGATTCAAAGGATCGACCCGCACTTTGTGTGCCGCCCGCGTGTCACGCGGGAAGACGCACAGGAATTTGAAACAGATGAACTTATCGAGAAGATGTACGACGGTGCTGCCGACCAACTTGTCGCCTCTATATTAGGGCGCAAGAACCTGTCCAGAGACGAGATCGAGCACCTGAAGCAGATCGTCAACAGTCTGGAATGAGGTGGTGGGTATGTCGATACTCAGTATGACACTCTCCGCGTCTATCCTCATACTGGTGGTCGTGGCGGTCCGTGCGATGTTCCTGCTCAGGCTACCCAAAATTACCTTTCTGGTACTGTGGGGCATTGTGGTGTGCCGTTTGCTCGTTCCGTATTCCATACCGTCGCGGTTTAGCGTCTATACGCTGATGGACCGGGTGGGAAGTATGTTCTCGGAACAGATTGTCACTCCGATCTCGACAGCTGAAGGGATTCACTCTCTTGTTATCGCTTCAGAAACACCCGCACCCTCAGTATCGTCTGCCCTGTCCGTCTCCCCCCTGACACTGGTGTGGTTGGCCGGCATCTTCGTCTGTGCCCTGTTCTTCATCGTCACGCATGTACGATGCCGTCGAGAATACCGGACGGCGTTGCCGGTTGAGAGCGACTTTGTGGCTGCGTGGCAACGGGAACATCCGACATGGCGACCTGTGCAGGTCAAACGTTCAGATACAATTTCCGCTCCGTTGACATACGGGATCATCAAGCCGGTGGTATTGTTGCCGAAATCAATGGATTATACCGACAAACGTCAGTTGCGGTATGTCCTTGCCCATGAGTACACGCACGTCATGCGGTTTGATACGCTGGCAAAGAGTCTGCTGGCTGCTGCTCTGTGCGTTCACTGGTTCAATCCTGTGGTGTGGGTGATGTATGTCCTTGCAAACCGGGATATCGAACTTGCCTGCGATGAAGCGATCGTGCGGACGTTTGGTGAGACGACGAGATCTGCGTATGCTCGTACCCTCATCACCATGGAGGAAAAGAAAAGCGGACTGACTACTTTATGCAACAACTTCAGCAGAAATGCGATTGAAGAAAGGATCGTGTCCATCATGAAAACAAAGAAAACGACGACTTTTGGTATTGTCCTGGCACTGGTGCTTGTTGTTGGTACTGCAGCAGTATTTGCAACATCAGGCATATCAAGAATCGCAATTGGAGATTACACCGCTGGCATCACATATGTGGTCGAGGGAGAAAATGATAATTTTCAGACAACCCTAAATGTCCCTACTGAGCAGGATTTATTATCTGAATATGGTGCATATGGCATCTCTTTTGATGAAAAAGGTAAAATGTGTTTTAATGGAGAGCCCGTCAGATACTTTTGGGATGGTGCCGAATTAGACGATAATGCATCGTCTGTCTATTACGAATACCTTAACGCTGATGGTACGGTTGATGTCCATACAACGCGAAACGTGATAGACAATGGAGATGGGAGTGAAAATCCTTTTGGTGAATTAATAGGAATTGAAAGATATAGCCAAGAGGAATATAAACAAAGAGACCTGTCTGATTTGAAAAAGTCGTCTGGACCGGACACCTATGTAGCGGACGTATCGGGAGGATCCGGACAGGATGAATCAGTTGCACAGAGGTTTTCCAAGTATAAGGGATATGGAATTGAGTACAGAGAACGAGAAGGAGGCAGCGTTGGCAACGTCTATTATAACGGACAAATGGTACGGTTGTTTATAGATGAAAACAAATGGGGGGGAATTTTTACCTATCGGTCTGTTGATGGTGGTGAAATCATTGTTCATACGATTTATGACGAAAATGGAAAGTTGGTTGGAGTGGAAAAAGAATAAGTAACTGCTCTTTCTCTTCTCGTCAGGGGCATCCAGGGTTATTTCAGCCTGGAGACGGCAGTTCCAATCCCGGAAAATTATCCTTGTGTTCTGGTTGTGGGCCGCCTCGAGTCGGTATGTGGGCGGGAGTGGACCCTATCAGAGAGTTTTCTGGCGAAGTGTAGGGGTATCGTTGATGGGTTGAACGAGAGGGAGATGCAGGCAGTGCGCGAAAGATATCCTTCTCCTCACAACCGGGAGGAGGTACGTTATGATTTTTCAAACCTTCCCACATTCCCACGTCGGGAGTTCCCTCGGAGCATCGGGGGAGGGCACCCTGGTTTTTAGGATCTTTTTTTAGCTTTTTCGGCCCTACTTTCATTTCGACGGCCCGGAGGATGCGAGTGAGAGCGTTTTCGAGAAGACCAATAAGTCTCACGCCCTTTTCTTCAATTTGTTTCACACCTCAACTAAGCTCAGAAGAGCAGCCAGACTCCGAATCCGATCAGGATAATTCCACTACTGACTTTCATTATTTCTCTGTATTCTCTTATCTTACTCAATGAAACATATCCTCCGAAGATCCCGATTCCGATAAACGGCGTAAGCACTCCGAGACCGAAAATCAATAGGAGCGAGAGGTCCTGTATCGTGCCGTCGATCAGGATCTTGCTCAGCAATATGAGGATCATCGGTGCGGCACACGGTGCTTTGACGATCGAGAACAGCA
This window encodes:
- a CDS encoding BlaI/MecI/CopY family transcriptional regulator, which translates into the protein MAIKLFDSELRVMEVLWKEGDTTAKQIAEILKEQVGWSKTTTYTVIKKCVEKGAIQRIDPHFVCRPRVTREDAQEFETDELIEKMYDGAADQLVASILGRKNLSRDEIEHLKQIVNSLE
- a CDS encoding M56 family metallopeptidase, which encodes MSILSMTLSASILILVVVAVRAMFLLRLPKITFLVLWGIVVCRLLVPYSIPSRFSVYTLMDRVGSMFSEQIVTPISTAEGIHSLVIASETPAPSVSSALSVSPLTLVWLAGIFVCALFFIVTHVRCRREYRTALPVESDFVAAWQREHPTWRPVQVKRSDTISAPLTYGIIKPVVLLPKSMDYTDKRQLRYVLAHEYTHVMRFDTLAKSLLAAALCVHWFNPVVWVMYVLANRDIELACDEAIVRTFGETTRSAYARTLITMEEKKSGLTTLCNNFSRNAIEERIVSIMKTKKTTTFGIVLALVLVVGTAAVFATSGISRIAIGDYTAGITYVVEGENDNFQTTLNVPTEQDLLSEYGAYGISFDEKGKMCFNGEPVRYFWDGAELDDNASSVYYEYLNADGTVDVHTTRNVIDNGDGSENPFGELIGIERYSQEEYKQRDLSDLKKSSGPDTYVADVSGGSGQDESVAQRFSKYKGYGIEYREREGGSVGNVYYNGQMVRLFIDENKWGGIFTYRSVDGGEIIVHTIYDENGKLVGVEKE